A genomic stretch from Erwinia sp. E_sp_B01_1 includes:
- the pagP gene encoding lipid IV(A) palmitoyltransferase PagP, translating to MKQLKLTLTLVTLAGLNFTQTAQAATFVKGLSNTWNAFSDNVSETWNTPDNIDLYVPAVTWHNRLTYDSDKTDRYNERPWGAGGGISHYDEKGNWNGLYLMAFKDSYNKWEPFGGYGWEKTWRPLEDKNFRLGLGYTAGITARDNWNYIPIPAVLPLASIGYSRATFQMTYIPGTYNNGNVYFAWFRWQF from the coding sequence GTGAAACAACTCAAACTTACCCTGACTTTAGTAACGCTGGCGGGTTTAAATTTTACTCAGACGGCTCAGGCAGCGACTTTTGTCAAAGGTCTTTCAAATACATGGAATGCTTTCAGTGACAATGTCAGTGAAACCTGGAACACTCCCGATAATATCGATTTGTATGTGCCCGCAGTGACCTGGCATAACAGGCTGACTTACGATTCAGATAAAACCGATCGCTATAATGAGCGGCCCTGGGGCGCGGGCGGCGGTATTTCCCATTACGATGAGAAGGGTAACTGGAATGGCCTCTATCTGATGGCCTTTAAAGACTCCTATAATAAATGGGAGCCCTTTGGGGGGTATGGCTGGGAAAAGACCTGGCGACCGCTGGAAGATAAAAACTTCCGTCTTGGGTTGGGCTACACCGCCGGGATAACAGCGCGGGATAACTGGAACTATATACCCATTCCAGCGGTGTTACCCCTGGCTTCAATAGGTTATAGCAGGGCGACCTTTCAGATGACTTATATTCCAGGAACTTACAATAATGGCAACGTCTATTTCGCCTGGTTCCGCTGGCAGTTTTAG
- the cspE gene encoding transcription antiterminator/RNA stability regulator CspE, with protein sequence MSKIKGSVKWFNESKGFGFITPEDGSKDVFVHFSAIQSNGFKTLAEGQRVEFEITNGAKGPSAANVAAI encoded by the coding sequence ATGTCTAAGATCAAAGGTAGCGTTAAGTGGTTTAATGAGTCCAAAGGATTCGGTTTCATTACTCCTGAAGATGGTAGCAAAGATGTGTTCGTACACTTCTCTGCCATCCAGAGCAACGGTTTCAAAACTCTGGCTGAAGGTCAGCGCGTAGAGTTCGAAATCACCAACGGTGCCAAAGGCCCATCTGCTGCTAACGTTGCCGCCATTTAA
- a CDS encoding CesT family type III secretion system chaperone, whose product MSVSPRLKNILSPLWRQMRIDPQLLEESSSYVMEMADGVTIQFEESPADFLTLSSLIPMRAEDFTDAATLNTLLQCNLLGLAHPPVLTATLPEQQRVVVWARQSFSLLDTHEVTALFERFVGQVGTLQHFLALPSTTETA is encoded by the coding sequence ATGAGTGTTTCCCCACGTCTGAAAAATATATTGAGCCCACTCTGGCGTCAGATGAGAATCGATCCGCAGCTTCTGGAAGAGAGCAGCAGCTATGTTATGGAAATGGCTGATGGCGTAACGATACAATTTGAAGAAAGTCCGGCGGATTTTTTAACGCTGAGTTCCCTGATCCCGATGCGGGCAGAAGATTTTACCGATGCCGCCACGCTGAATACGCTGTTGCAGTGTAATCTTCTTGGTCTGGCCCATCCGCCAGTCCTGACGGCAACGCTGCCTGAACAACAACGGGTAGTGGTATGGGCACGTCAATCTTTCAGCCTGTTGGATACTCACGAGGTAACCGCTTTGTTTGAGCGTTTCGTCGGGCAGGTCGGGACGCTGCAGCACTTCCTCGCGCTTCCCTCTACAACTGAAACCGCATAA